In one Bacillus sp. PK3_68 genomic region, the following are encoded:
- a CDS encoding nitric oxide synthase oxygenase — MNKQLWKQAKEFITICYRELGKSDEETKARLYEIKTEIEGTESYTQTYEELSYGAKMAWRNSNRCIGRLFWQTLHVFDEREAKTEKEIFEALSRHVEYATNQGKIRPTITVFRPSSPHREDIRIWNHQLIRYAGYKTETGIKGDPASIELTSMCHKFGWRGEGTNFDILPWIVQIGKQPPKLQEIDKKLIKEVSLIHPVYDWFAELQLKWYAVPIISDMKLEIGGIEYKTAPFNGWYMGTEIGARNLADEFRYNQLPVIAERLELDIHRAASLWKDRALLELNTAVLHSFQQAGVSVVDHHTAAQQFKTFEQNEDREGRPVTGDWTWLIPPMSPSAVHIFHKEYDNSIQAPNYSYQDRPY; from the coding sequence ATGAATAAACAGTTATGGAAGCAAGCAAAAGAATTTATCACAATTTGTTATCGGGAATTAGGCAAATCGGATGAAGAGACAAAAGCGCGGCTGTACGAGATCAAAACAGAAATTGAGGGAACAGAAAGTTATACTCAAACTTATGAAGAACTGAGCTATGGAGCGAAAATGGCCTGGCGCAATAGTAATCGCTGCATCGGACGGCTATTCTGGCAAACGCTGCACGTGTTCGATGAACGAGAAGCTAAAACAGAAAAAGAGATATTCGAAGCCCTCAGCCGTCATGTAGAATATGCAACAAATCAAGGGAAAATTCGTCCGACTATTACAGTTTTTCGTCCGTCTTCACCCCATCGGGAAGACATTCGCATTTGGAACCATCAGTTAATTAGATATGCGGGGTATAAAACAGAGACGGGAATAAAGGGAGATCCTGCTTCTATTGAACTGACCTCTATGTGCCATAAGTTTGGCTGGCGAGGGGAAGGAACTAATTTTGATATCCTGCCCTGGATTGTACAAATAGGCAAGCAACCGCCTAAGCTGCAAGAAATCGATAAGAAGCTCATAAAGGAAGTAAGCCTTATTCATCCGGTATATGATTGGTTTGCTGAGCTGCAATTAAAGTGGTATGCTGTTCCGATTATTTCGGATATGAAGCTGGAAATAGGAGGCATTGAATACAAAACAGCTCCTTTTAACGGCTGGTATATGGGAACGGAAATTGGCGCACGCAACTTAGCTGATGAGTTTCGTTACAATCAGCTTCCAGTTATTGCGGAACGGCTGGAATTGGATATTCATCGAGCCGCTTCTTTATGGAAAGACCGGGCGCTACTTGAGTTGAATACAGCTGTTCTTCATTCGTTCCAGCAGGCGGGGGTAAGTGTTGTAGATCATCATACAGCCGCGCAGCAATTTAAAACTTTTGAACAAAACGAAGATCGGGAAGGTAGGCCAGTGACAGGTGATTGGACCTGGTTAATTCCGCCGATGTCTCCATCTGCTGTTCATATTTTTCACAAAGAATACGATAACTCAATCCAAGCACCTAATTATTCTTATCAGGACCGGCCTTACTAA
- a CDS encoding acyl-CoA thioesterase, with protein sequence MREKRPMKDTLSIKTSYVLPPDTNHHGTLFGGKLMAYIDDIASISATKLARKAVVTASTDSVDFLKPIGVGDAVTLEAMVTYTGTTSMEVFVKVLSENLMTGEKEVAAISFLTFVALDESGRPSSIPEVVPETDEEKWLNETAANRASHRKARKKYSKELVEFFSSAGK encoded by the coding sequence ATGAGAGAAAAAAGACCTATGAAAGACACGTTATCTATTAAAACCAGTTACGTCCTTCCTCCTGACACAAATCATCACGGCACTTTGTTTGGCGGCAAACTAATGGCTTATATAGACGATATTGCTTCCATCTCAGCGACAAAATTGGCTAGAAAGGCAGTAGTCACCGCTTCGACAGACTCTGTTGATTTTCTTAAGCCAATTGGCGTGGGAGATGCAGTAACCCTCGAAGCCATGGTAACTTATACAGGCACAACTAGCATGGAAGTGTTCGTGAAAGTTTTATCAGAAAATCTAATGACAGGGGAAAAAGAAGTAGCTGCTATTTCTTTTTTAACCTTTGTAGCTCTCGATGAATCAGGACGGCCGTCCTCCATTCCTGAGGTGGTACCTGAGACGGATGAAGAAAAATGGCTGAATGAAACAGCGGCCAATCGAGCAAGCCATCGAAAGGCCCGCAAAAAATATAGCAAAGAGCTTGTGGAGTTTTTTTCGTCTGCAGGAAAATAG
- the argF gene encoding ornithine carbamoyltransferase: MLVTDIKNSQVLKGKDLLKLADYTPELIETFIYLADDMKKNKENYLEALKGQLLGMIFEKHSTRTRVSFEAAMIQLGGHAMFLSSNDMQIGRGETIEDTGKVLSGYLDGIMIRTHSHSRIEALAEAANIPVINGLTDLYHPCQALADLLTVYEIKGKFKGLKMVYVGDGNNVAHSLMIGSVMVGMDFTLATPAGYEAAPQIIEMAKGISEQTGAKLEFVENPQEAVKGADFIYTDVWTSMGQEDEAEARLKAFAPYQVNEQLMALANPECKFMHCLPAHRGEEVSGEVMDGEASVVFQQAENRMHAQKAVLYSVMKNK; this comes from the coding sequence ATGCTAGTGACGGATATAAAGAATAGCCAGGTGTTAAAGGGGAAAGATTTATTAAAGCTTGCAGATTATACGCCAGAATTAATCGAGACATTTATTTATTTAGCAGATGACATGAAAAAGAATAAGGAAAACTATTTGGAAGCTTTAAAAGGCCAGCTGCTCGGAATGATATTTGAAAAGCATTCCACACGGACTCGTGTTTCCTTTGAAGCGGCGATGATTCAGCTTGGTGGCCATGCGATGTTTTTAAGCTCGAATGATATGCAAATCGGACGCGGAGAAACAATCGAAGATACTGGAAAGGTGTTATCGGGTTATTTAGATGGCATCATGATCCGTACACATAGCCATTCAAGAATTGAAGCACTTGCCGAAGCGGCAAATATTCCAGTCATTAACGGTTTAACTGATTTGTATCACCCATGTCAAGCGCTTGCCGATCTTTTGACTGTATATGAAATAAAGGGGAAATTTAAAGGGCTGAAAATGGTGTATGTTGGAGATGGGAATAATGTTGCCCATTCATTGATGATCGGTTCTGTCATGGTGGGCATGGATTTTACATTAGCCACACCAGCGGGCTACGAAGCAGCACCGCAAATAATAGAAATGGCTAAAGGGATTAGCGAGCAGACAGGAGCGAAGCTAGAATTTGTTGAAAACCCACAGGAAGCAGTAAAAGGAGCCGATTTTATCTACACGGATGTATGGACGAGCATGGGACAAGAGGATGAAGCAGAAGCCCGTTTAAAAGCATTTGCTCCTTATCAAGTGAACGAACAGCTTATGGCCCTTGCCAATCCGGAATGCAAATTTATGCATTGCTTGCCAGCCCACCGTGGCGAAGAAGTTTCAGGCGAGGTAATGGATGGGGAAGCATCCGTCGTGTTCCAGCAGGCCGAAAATCGGATGCATGCTCAAAAAGCCGTTCTTTACAGCGTGATGAAAAATAAATAG
- a CDS encoding Rrf2 family transcriptional regulator: protein MKLTLYTDYSLRVLIFLASKREDELSNIKEIAEAYQISKNHLMKVTHELGKLGLIETIRGRNGGIRLALPPEEINIGKVVRQTEDDFHLVECFNPEANRCTITSVCGLKHVLFQALQAYLSVLDRYTLKDLAANPEALRSLLLKNPED from the coding sequence ATGAAACTGACTCTCTATACTGATTATTCATTGCGCGTATTGATCTTTTTAGCTTCTAAGCGGGAAGATGAGCTATCGAATATTAAAGAGATAGCAGAAGCTTATCAAATCTCGAAAAACCACTTAATGAAAGTGACCCATGAGCTGGGCAAGCTCGGGCTGATTGAAACTATCCGTGGACGCAATGGCGGCATCCGACTTGCTCTTCCGCCAGAAGAGATTAATATCGGTAAAGTGGTCCGCCAAACAGAAGATGATTTTCATTTGGTGGAATGCTTTAATCCCGAAGCGAATCGCTGTACGATCACCTCAGTATGCGGTTTGAAACACGTCCTCTTTCAGGCCTTGCAAGCATATCTCTCTGTACTTGACCGCTACACGCTGAAAGACCTGGCAGCCAATCCGGAAGCCCTGCGCAGCTTACTGTTAAAAAACCCCGAAGACTAG
- the hmpA gene encoding NO-inducible flavohemoprotein translates to MLSQKTIDIVKSTAPVLEVKGKEITTHFYRTMFQDHPELLDIFNHANQEKGRQQTALANTVYAAAKYIDQLEVLIPAVKQIAHKHRSLAIKPEHYPIVGEYLLKAIKEVLGDAATDDIINAWAEAYGAIAKVFIDTEAQLYNEASEQPGGWLDFKEFEVADKVEESSLITSFYLKPKDGVQLPTFHPGQYITVKLHIPGEEHIVNRQYSLSAAPNGEYYRISVKREADHQPEGKASNYLHDHVNKDDIIEVSAPAGDFYLDVDNKAPVVLISGGVGITPTMSMLETLAANNSKREIVFIHAARNEEVHAFKEHTKQLVSELENARAYVAYGEKKKEQTICDVEGHISADFLKEVVPSNSICYVCGPVPFMGAVIGHLSKNGIPEEQIKFEFFGPAVQLQQAQ, encoded by the coding sequence ATGCTATCCCAAAAAACTATTGATATCGTGAAATCTACAGCTCCTGTACTTGAAGTAAAAGGGAAGGAAATTACTACCCATTTTTATCGAACAATGTTTCAGGACCATCCGGAACTTTTGGATATATTCAACCATGCCAATCAGGAAAAAGGCCGTCAGCAAACAGCACTGGCCAATACTGTGTATGCGGCAGCAAAATATATTGACCAATTGGAAGTGTTGATTCCCGCCGTTAAGCAAATTGCTCATAAACACCGTAGTTTGGCAATTAAACCGGAGCATTATCCGATCGTTGGTGAATATTTATTAAAAGCAATTAAAGAAGTTCTGGGTGACGCAGCGACAGATGACATTATCAATGCGTGGGCAGAAGCATATGGGGCGATCGCAAAAGTGTTTATCGATACAGAAGCCCAACTGTACAATGAGGCAAGTGAACAGCCAGGAGGCTGGTTAGACTTTAAAGAATTTGAAGTTGCAGACAAAGTAGAAGAAAGCTCTCTTATTACGTCTTTTTACTTAAAGCCAAAGGATGGCGTGCAGCTACCAACTTTCCACCCAGGACAATATATTACTGTCAAGCTTCACATCCCTGGTGAAGAACATATTGTTAATCGACAGTACAGCTTATCAGCCGCCCCTAATGGTGAGTACTATCGTATCTCTGTAAAACGCGAGGCAGATCATCAGCCGGAAGGAAAAGCGTCTAACTACTTGCATGATCACGTAAATAAAGACGACATCATAGAAGTAAGTGCACCTGCCGGAGACTTTTATCTTGATGTAGACAATAAGGCACCAGTTGTATTAATCAGTGGAGGAGTTGGAATTACTCCAACAATGAGCATGCTTGAAACACTTGCAGCAAACAACAGCAAACGTGAAATCGTCTTTATCCATGCTGCACGTAACGAAGAAGTACATGCTTTTAAAGAGCATACTAAACAATTGGTAAGTGAACTAGAAAACGCTCGGGCATATGTGGCATACGGAGAGAAAAAGAAGGAGCAGACCATTTGCGATGTGGAAGGACATATTAGTGCAGACTTCTTAAAAGAAGTTGTTCCTTCAAACAGCATCTGCTATGTTTGTGGTCCAGTGCCATTTATGGGAGCCGTTATTGGACATTTAAGCAAAAATGGCATTCCAGAAGAGCAAATTAAATTTGAATTCTTCGGGCCAGCGGTTCAGCTCCAGCAAGCACAATAA
- the motA gene encoding flagellar motor stator protein MotA, protein MDKSTIIGIILGVIAVGVGMVFKGVSPTVLINPAALLIILLGTVATIVIAFPSSELKKLPKLFGIIFKNREIMSPQEVIRQFTGWAELARKEGLLALESKVNEVDEPFLKNGLSLAVDGQNADYIRDVMNEELSAMEERHNAGASMFVQAGTYAPTLGVLGAVIGLIAALGNMNDTETLGHAISAAFVATLLGIFTGYVLWHPFANKLKRKSKQEIKVKEMMIEGVLSILEGEAPRVLEQKLSSYLPAEEKRKLIEESGEQNG, encoded by the coding sequence ATGGATAAAAGTACAATTATAGGAATTATTCTTGGTGTTATCGCTGTTGGGGTAGGGATGGTGTTTAAAGGGGTCAGTCCAACAGTATTAATTAATCCGGCCGCACTTTTAATCATTTTACTTGGAACTGTCGCAACTATTGTGATCGCTTTTCCATCGAGTGAATTAAAAAAGCTGCCTAAGCTTTTCGGCATTATTTTTAAGAATAGAGAAATCATGTCTCCGCAAGAAGTCATCCGGCAATTCACTGGATGGGCAGAACTTGCAAGAAAAGAAGGATTGCTTGCTCTTGAGTCAAAGGTGAATGAAGTGGATGAACCATTTTTGAAGAATGGATTGAGCTTAGCTGTCGATGGACAAAATGCGGATTATATTCGTGATGTGATGAATGAGGAGCTTTCTGCAATGGAAGAACGGCATAATGCTGGGGCGAGCATGTTTGTTCAGGCAGGAACGTATGCACCAACACTTGGGGTACTTGGAGCAGTTATCGGTTTAATTGCAGCTCTTGGTAATATGAATGATACAGAAACGCTTGGACATGCTATTTCAGCTGCTTTCGTAGCAACCCTATTAGGGATATTTACCGGTTACGTGCTTTGGCATCCGTTCGCCAATAAGTTAAAGCGGAAGTCTAAACAAGAAATAAAAGTAAAAGAAATGATGATAGAAGGAGTTCTCTCTATTTTGGAAGGCGAAGCTCCGCGAGTGCTTGAGCAAAAGCTATCTTCTTACTTGCCTGCAGAGGAAAAGCGGAAACTAATTGAAGAAAGCGGCGAGCAAAATGGGTAA
- a CDS encoding bifunctional diguanylate cyclase/phosphodiesterase, protein MKTLSEFYQGDIVLLSIIIGIFGSFVTLNLNERITSSGGQKRSSWISLAAISMGLTVWSVHFIGMLAFSLPVDVNYDIGLVLLSMIPAAGASGIAFYTLHNRVIKTRTIVIAGLLIGLSIAAMHYLGMSAMKMHASISYQLPLVLLSIVIAAMVSYASLYIFYSLNKKKKLSYKLIASTIMGLGIASMHYTGMKAANFSMASHLTNNGHHVEQPMPLILLVLFMLGLLFIFFLAIAVFDQQTAMRLAYYDDLTDLPNRRKLQVTADSYLKEQQKSIMLIMLDIDNFMWVNETFGFTNGNLLMKAFSNRLELLIPAEGLLSRMEGNKFTVLFIEEYTEQQALEKAKNLLNKLSDPFVINRHPVTVTASAGISFAPAHGITFEQLNAAAEKALYFAKRNGKNQIVVYTPTTHDNEKERQIAMSFREALQNNEFYLCYQPKYNVKQKKIMSAEVLVRWTSPLFGFVPPSIFIPIAEKNGFITELTEWILNEACRQMKEWRNNNHPLEKIAVNISAPMFLSDALHRTVTSILKKYNLDSKHLELEITETSIMENLDTAVSVIERLKADRISIALDDFGTGVSSLTYLKKLPIHSLKIDKSFIDDINTSPEGKALVQMIINLGKLFRLHIVAEGVETKEQLQTLISLNCDEIQGYNISKPLKAQELDEFFKKFRAV, encoded by the coding sequence ATGAAAACTTTATCAGAGTTTTATCAAGGCGACATCGTTCTTCTTTCCATCATCATTGGCATTTTTGGATCTTTTGTTACGTTAAATTTAAATGAACGGATTACTTCCTCTGGTGGTCAAAAGCGAAGTTCGTGGATATCTCTTGCTGCTATATCTATGGGCTTAACCGTCTGGTCCGTACACTTTATTGGCATGCTGGCTTTTTCCTTGCCAGTTGATGTTAATTATGACATCGGATTGGTTCTTCTATCAATGATCCCAGCGGCGGGAGCTTCGGGCATCGCTTTTTACACCCTCCATAACAGAGTAATAAAAACCAGAACTATTGTAATCGCTGGCCTTCTTATCGGTTTGTCCATTGCAGCTATGCATTATTTGGGAATGAGCGCGATGAAAATGCATGCGAGCATTTCTTATCAATTGCCTCTCGTCCTCTTGTCCATCGTCATAGCAGCCATGGTTTCCTATGCGTCACTATATATTTTTTATTCGCTTAACAAAAAGAAAAAACTTTCTTATAAATTGATCGCAAGCACGATAATGGGACTCGGGATTGCCAGTATGCATTACACTGGTATGAAAGCAGCAAACTTTTCAATGGCAAGCCACCTTACTAATAATGGCCATCATGTTGAACAGCCCATGCCGCTCATTCTTCTCGTTCTCTTTATGCTAGGCCTGCTCTTTATCTTTTTCCTAGCTATCGCTGTTTTTGATCAACAAACCGCCATGCGACTCGCTTATTATGATGACCTGACTGATTTGCCCAATCGTCGGAAACTTCAAGTGACCGCTGATTCTTATTTAAAGGAACAACAAAAATCAATCATGTTAATCATGCTGGATATTGATAACTTTATGTGGGTAAACGAAACGTTTGGATTTACAAATGGCAATTTGCTAATGAAGGCTTTTTCCAATCGGCTTGAATTGCTCATCCCCGCTGAAGGATTATTAAGCCGAATGGAAGGAAACAAATTTACCGTACTTTTCATTGAAGAGTACACCGAACAGCAGGCGCTGGAAAAAGCAAAAAACTTGCTCAACAAGCTATCTGATCCGTTTGTGATTAATAGGCATCCAGTTACCGTGACAGCCTCTGCCGGCATCTCTTTTGCTCCGGCCCATGGCATCACATTCGAACAGTTAAATGCCGCAGCGGAAAAAGCCTTATACTTTGCCAAACGGAATGGCAAAAATCAAATCGTCGTTTACACTCCGACAACGCATGATAACGAAAAAGAAAGGCAAATAGCTATGAGTTTTAGAGAAGCGCTGCAGAACAACGAATTTTACTTATGCTATCAGCCTAAATATAATGTGAAACAGAAAAAGATTATGAGCGCCGAAGTGCTTGTTCGCTGGACTAGCCCATTATTCGGCTTTGTTCCGCCTTCCATCTTCATTCCTATTGCCGAAAAAAATGGTTTTATTACTGAACTGACGGAGTGGATTTTAAATGAAGCATGCAGACAAATGAAAGAATGGAGAAACAATAACCACCCGCTTGAAAAGATAGCTGTAAATATTTCCGCTCCTATGTTTCTGTCTGATGCCTTACATCGAACAGTCACAAGCATATTGAAAAAATATAACTTAGATAGCAAACACTTGGAATTAGAAATTACTGAAACATCGATTATGGAAAATCTTGATACAGCAGTGAGTGTGATTGAGCGTCTGAAAGCTGATCGTATTTCTATTGCTCTTGACGATTTTGGTACGGGGGTTTCCTCACTGACTTACTTAAAGAAGTTGCCCATTCACTCATTAAAAATTGATAAGTCCTTTATTGATGATATTAATACTTCTCCGGAAGGAAAAGCACTCGTTCAAATGATCATTAATTTGGGAAAATTGTTTCGGCTGCATATTGTGGCAGAAGGAGTAGAAACAAAAGAACAGTTACAAACGCTTATTTCGTTAAATTGTGATGAGATACAAGGCTACAATATTAGCAAGCCATTAAAAGCACAGGAATTAGATGAATTCTTCAAAAAATTCCGCGCTGTATAA
- the mreBH gene encoding rod-share determining protein MreBH produces the protein MFGQIEIGIDLGTANLLVYSKDKGIIVNEPSVVAIDAETRKVLAIGTEAKNMIGKTPGRIIATRPMKDGVIADFDITSEMLKGLMKKASKVLGFNIRKPSVVVCTPSGATSVEKRAIQDAVKSSGAKSVHLIEEPVAAAIGADLPVEEPIANLIVDIGGGTTEVAIISYGGVVSCNSIRIGGDKLDEDIIQYVRKQYNLLIGERTAEKIKMEIGYALVDHKELVMDVRGRDLVTGLPKTIEVSSYEIQKAIKESLLAILETIRVTLENSPPELSGDIVDRGVVISGGGSLLNGMQDWLSEEIIVPVHLAPNPLESVAIGTGRSLHVMKSLQKVTG, from the coding sequence ATGTTTGGACAAATTGAAATCGGAATAGATTTAGGGACAGCCAATTTGCTCGTTTACAGTAAAGATAAAGGGATTATTGTTAATGAACCGTCCGTGGTAGCTATCGACGCTGAGACGAGAAAAGTGCTTGCTATTGGCACAGAAGCTAAAAATATGATTGGGAAAACTCCGGGAAGGATTATTGCAACTCGCCCAATGAAGGATGGGGTAATTGCGGATTTTGATATTACCTCTGAAATGCTTAAAGGATTAATGAAAAAAGCTAGCAAAGTATTAGGGTTCAATATTCGTAAGCCAAGCGTCGTCGTCTGTACTCCTTCTGGTGCAACTTCTGTCGAAAAGAGAGCCATTCAGGATGCAGTAAAAAGCAGTGGGGCCAAGTCTGTTCATTTAATTGAAGAGCCTGTCGCTGCTGCTATTGGAGCAGATCTGCCCGTAGAAGAACCAATTGCCAATCTGATCGTCGATATTGGCGGCGGTACAACCGAGGTAGCTATCATTTCTTATGGAGGCGTTGTTTCCTGTAATTCCATCCGTATCGGCGGCGATAAACTCGACGAAGACATCATACAATACGTACGCAAGCAGTATAACCTCCTTATCGGTGAACGGACAGCAGAAAAAATAAAAATGGAAATTGGCTACGCTTTAGTTGATCATAAAGAACTTGTAATGGACGTACGCGGTCGTGATCTCGTTACCGGCTTGCCAAAAACAATTGAAGTAAGCTCTTATGAAATTCAAAAAGCTATTAAAGAATCTTTGCTAGCCATTTTAGAAACGATCCGCGTTACTTTAGAAAACTCTCCACCTGAGTTAAGCGGTGATATTGTAGACAGGGGCGTAGTCATTAGCGGCGGCGGCTCCTTGTTGAATGGCATGCAAGATTGGCTTAGTGAAGAAATTATCGTTCCTGTTCACTTAGCTCCAAACCCACTAGAGTCTGTTGCCATTGGTACCGGACGCTCGCTCCATGTAATGAAGAGCCTGCAGAAAGTAACGGGCTAA
- a CDS encoding LysR family transcriptional regulator produces MELRQIKYFMEVAKEEHVTEAAHRLHVAQSAVSRQIAKLEDELGVELFLREGRNVKLTYAGKIFLQHMETAMNEIDRAIAAIDNYLNPEVGKIRLGFPTSLATTTLPRVISAFRSQYSDIGFDFHQGSNKELRDLVERGEIDFAFVSPVPESTPEISTQVFFSESMRVLLPSHHRLAKKERINLRELMDDQFVLFRTGYDMRKLVIEACRQVNFEPKVGFESEDVYTIKGLVEAGLGVSLLPETLLVEQTPSGTVSLPVGVPQVMRTVGVIATKVRTLPPSEKLFYDFLIDYYHRLNQFSL; encoded by the coding sequence ATGGAGCTTCGGCAAATCAAATATTTTATGGAAGTGGCAAAAGAGGAGCATGTTACAGAAGCAGCTCACCGCTTGCATGTGGCTCAATCCGCAGTCAGCCGGCAAATTGCTAAGTTGGAAGATGAACTTGGAGTGGAGCTGTTTTTGCGTGAAGGGCGGAACGTCAAGCTGACTTATGCAGGAAAAATTTTTTTGCAGCATATGGAAACCGCTATGAATGAAATTGATCGGGCCATCGCGGCTATAGATAATTATCTTAACCCAGAAGTCGGAAAAATTCGCCTTGGATTTCCTACCTCTTTAGCTACAACGACATTGCCGCGCGTAATTTCTGCTTTTCGAAGTCAGTACTCTGATATTGGTTTTGATTTTCATCAAGGGTCGAATAAAGAGCTACGGGATCTGGTGGAGAGAGGAGAAATTGATTTTGCCTTTGTTTCTCCAGTACCGGAAAGCACACCCGAGATTTCTACCCAAGTTTTTTTCTCTGAGAGCATGAGAGTCCTGCTTCCTAGTCATCATAGGTTAGCAAAAAAAGAAAGGATTAACTTGCGGGAACTGATGGATGATCAATTCGTTTTATTCCGCACCGGCTACGACATGAGAAAGCTCGTTATTGAAGCATGCCGGCAGGTGAATTTCGAGCCCAAGGTCGGTTTTGAAAGCGAAGATGTATATACGATTAAAGGGTTGGTAGAAGCAGGATTGGGAGTCAGCCTGCTTCCGGAAACATTGCTCGTTGAACAAACTCCCTCTGGAACAGTTAGCTTGCCTGTCGGCGTACCGCAAGTAATGAGAACGGTCGGAGTCATAGCAACGAAGGTCCGCACTTTGCCGCCTTCCGAAAAGCTATTTTATGATTTTCTTATTGATTATTATCATCGCTTAAACCAATTTAGCCTCTAA
- a CDS encoding aminopeptidase, translating to MSNFEQTLEKYAELAVKVGVNIQKDQTLVINTSIDSAQLVRLIVRKAYEAGAKNVQVNWDDDTVSRLKYDLAPEEAFTEFPKWRVQMLEQLAEEGAAFMSIVSSSPDLLKGVHPERIANFQKAAGQAMKKYRQYIQSDKVSWTVIAAPSQAWAEKVFPHLPKEEQVPALWEAIFKAVRADTDNPVQAWKTHDETLHKKVDYLNEKRFKKLHYTAPGTDLTIELPDGHLWVGAGSINEKGHEFMANMPTEEVFTVPHKTGVDGYVSSTKPLSYGGNIINNFKVTFENGRITDVQAEEGEEVLKKLVETDEGSHYLGEIALVPHQSPISESNVLFYNTLFDENASNHLAIGSAYAFCIEGGKSMSQEELEQHGLNTSITHVDFMIGSENMNIDGIKENGESEPIFRNGNWAEGI from the coding sequence ATGTCAAACTTCGAGCAAACGCTAGAAAAGTATGCCGAGTTAGCAGTAAAAGTAGGGGTCAACATTCAAAAAGACCAAACGCTTGTTATTAACACATCTATCGACTCCGCCCAACTTGTTCGATTAATTGTAAGAAAAGCGTATGAAGCAGGCGCAAAAAATGTACAGGTAAATTGGGATGATGATACAGTCTCCCGCTTGAAGTATGATTTGGCTCCAGAGGAAGCGTTCACAGAGTTTCCCAAATGGCGCGTTCAAATGCTTGAACAATTGGCAGAAGAGGGCGCGGCATTTATGTCTATCGTTTCCTCCAGCCCCGACCTATTAAAAGGAGTCCATCCTGAGCGCATTGCCAACTTCCAAAAAGCAGCCGGACAGGCAATGAAAAAATACCGTCAATATATTCAATCTGACAAAGTTAGCTGGACTGTTATCGCTGCTCCTTCACAAGCATGGGCAGAAAAAGTCTTCCCTCACCTTCCAAAGGAAGAGCAAGTCCCCGCTCTCTGGGAAGCAATTTTCAAAGCCGTCCGTGCCGATACAGACAACCCTGTCCAGGCCTGGAAAACACACGACGAAACGTTGCATAAGAAAGTGGATTATCTAAACGAGAAGCGCTTTAAAAAGCTCCATTACACTGCACCAGGAACGGATTTAACGATTGAACTTCCTGATGGACACCTCTGGGTCGGAGCCGGCAGCATCAATGAAAAAGGCCATGAGTTTATGGCCAATATGCCAACAGAAGAAGTGTTTACTGTTCCTCATAAAACAGGTGTGGATGGCTATGTGTCAAGCACAAAACCATTAAGCTATGGCGGTAACATTATTAACAACTTTAAAGTTACTTTTGAAAATGGGCGCATTACTGACGTACAAGCAGAGGAAGGCGAAGAAGTGTTAAAAAAATTGGTAGAAACAGATGAAGGCTCTCATTACCTTGGCGAAATCGCCCTCGTTCCTCATCAATCACCTATTTCGGAATCGAATGTTCTCTTTTACAATACACTTTTTGATGAAAATGCCTCTAACCATTTAGCTATTGGCAGTGCTTACGCCTTTTGTATTGAAGGCGGTAAATCGATGTCACAGGAAGAATTGGAACAGCACGGGCTAAATACGAGTATTACTCATGTTGACTTTATGATTGGCTCAGAAAACATGAATATTGACGGAATTAAAGAAAATGGAGAAAGCGAGCCGATCTTCCGAAACGGAAATTGGGCAGAAGGCATTTAA